cccttgtggggtcgcggggggcgctggcgcctatctcagctacaatcgggcgaaggcggggtacaccctggacaagtcgccacctcatcgcagggccaacacagatagacagacaacattcacacactagggccaatttagtgttgccaatcaacctatccccaggtgcatgtctttggaagtgggaggaagccggagtacccggagggaacccacgcattcacggggagaacatgcaaactccacacagaaagatcccgagcctggatttgaacccaggactgcaggagcttagtattgtgaggcagacgcactaacccctctgccaccgtgaagcccactgtgCAGACAGTACAATTTAAAGCATCAGTGTTCGAAGTGCGCCTTAGGGGGCCATTCATGACCCCCTTTTTATTTCATAAGAAAAATAGAGCAATAAgtcacaatgtaaaaaaaaaaaacacgtagcTTGATACTAATATCTAATAATAACTAAAACAGTATTCGTCTTGAAACATAacttttttcccttttttctaTATTTAGGAACATTTATAGAAAACATCAAAGTGAATAAGGCCTGCATCTTTTCAGCATGTGGCTTTTGGTGAACAAAGTTCAGACACTTATGTGAGTGTTGCATGATTTAAAGAAGTGCTTGTATAGTTATCATTTACCTCAAAAATGATTTGCAGGAATCACTTCCTTCCAAGTCAAACACTTGCACAACCTCTTTTACAACTTAGGCCCTCTCACACTGTAACTGcttacaataaaaacattgacAGTCAACCAGCaaattgattgatatgtattcctaaatgtatttttctgtatttcaaaaatacagaaaataaaTTTCACTTACCACTTGACAACATAAACAATAGTGATAACATGAATAAAACATTGATATGTATTATTAAACAGCCAACATTCAAATAATCTCATGCATGATGTACCTATCTTCTCCATCGAGGCCTCTGTAGATAAGAACCCCTGCTGCAATAATTGCTGCCGTGTTTCCTCATCCTCTACCTGTATCTCAGACACCATGTTGCAAGGAACATATCCCAAACGACCACCAGACTCCCCTTGGTAGAACCCGTCTGAGTCTTTATCCCCATAAACCTGAACAGAAAAGAAAAAACTATTTCTTCTCTATACTCTCAAGTTTGATTGATTTCACCAGACCATTAACAGATAGTGAAAATGTGTTAGCAAAACAAAACTTGTTTGCATGCAAGCATGCATATTTATTATCTTGTACATGTTAGATTGTGAACATGAACTGGTGTTCATGTCAGCTTGATCTGTTGCATCTGACATGCCATAAAGAAGATGTGACACGCTGAATTATGTGCTGTTGCAGTCATGTCCATACTGTGTGGGGGACATACTGTGATGATCTGTCCCTCTCTAAACAGCAACTCCTCCTCGGAAGCATCCGGGTTAGGTGACATGGTGGCAGGATCATAGGGGAAGAGGGCTACAAAGATGCGTGTGTCTCCTTTTGTCTTTGGTGATTCGAAACAACCTACACACAGACATCATCAAACTTAATTGCAGACTGCAAGGTCTAAATAGACATACAATTACTTGCAGTACATAAAATATACAATAAAAGGCCTTATataacataatttaaaaaaagtgtttatgcATATTTAGTAAAAGGAACATCAGCAAGGACCATGTATTTCAAAAAGTACTTCTCCACATTCTAAATAAATGTCAAATACCAGTGTTTCCATACAAGGGATTGGTATATAATAGAACTACACCTACTGGAACCCCTATAGTTTTCTCAGGGTGGCTTGGAAGGAGTTTATCCCAAAATCACTAAAAACATTGCTGGCATTACTGCCTCTGGGCTTACTGAGCCGGATTCTGAGACAGTCATTGGCATGGCAACTCAGGGCTGTACGCTTAGCTTTTTCTCTGtagtccatccttccatccatcatcttccgcttatccgaggtcgggtcgcgggggcagcagcctaagcagggaagcccagacttccctctccccagccacttcgtccagctcttcccgggggatcccgaggcgttcccaggccagccgggagacatagtcttcccaacgtgtcctgcgtcttccccgtggcctcctaccggttggacgtgccctaaacacctccctagggaggcgttcgggtggcatcctgaccagatgcccgaaccacctcatctggctcctctcgatgtggaggagcagcggctttactttgagttcctcccggatggcagagcttctcaccctatctctaagggagagccccgccacccagcggaggaaactcatttcggccgcttgtacccgtgatcttatcctttcggtcatgacccaaagctcatgaccataggtgaagatgggaacgtagatcgaccggtaaattgagagctttgccttccggctcagctccttctttaccacaacggatcgatacaacgcccgcattactgaagacaccgcaccgatccgcctgtcgatctcacgattcactcctctcccaatcgtgaacaagactcctaggtacttgaactcctccacttggggcagggtctcctccccaacccggagatggcactccacccttttccgggcgagaaccatggactcagacttggaggtgctgattctcattccggtcgcttcacactcggctgcgaaccgatccagtgagagctgaagatcccggccagatgaagccatcaggaccacatcatctgaaaAAACCAGAGACctacgccttgactgcgcctagaaattctgtccataaaagttatgaacagaatcggtgacaaaggacagccttggcggagtccaaccctcactggaaacgtgtccgacttactgccggcaatgcggaccaagctctgacaccgatcatacagggagtggaccgcaacgataagacagtccggtaccccatactctctgagcactccccacaggacttcccgagctAGTATTGTACGTATTTTATGTAGTATTTTTTACATAATTAAAACATAAATTACAAAACCTTACCAGCCCTGTAAGACAGATGGAGAGCAACGTGGCAAACCAAGACCTGGTTAGCTTCAGGTGCTCTGCCGTAATTTTATCGATGCCACATTCTTTGTTATCAGCTAGTTACCTTAAGGCTTGGGGAATCTAATAGGGGCTGATTCGTACCAATTTCTATATGTTGCCTGTACAATTGGGCTTACTTGACACAGTTGAACGGAGCAGCATAGTGCTGCCCCCAACCACTTCCTCTATGTTGCCTGTACAATTGTGCTTACTTCTGACACAGTTGAACAGAGCAGCATAGTGCTGCCCCTACAGTTCAGTAATATTTTCTCCACCAGATATTCCCATAATGTTGCATGGCAATGTTGCTTTAACCCTACTTATATTTTTAACTTATTTTCAGAAACCTGTGACATTGCTGTCAAGCAGTTTTTCACCTCATAGAGTTAGCTCTCAAGGCTTTCTCATGCTTGATAAAACAAGCCAGCTAGTTGTTCTGTAGATTTCACTGTAGTAGGTGAAACTGTCCGCAGGTAAAAGCAATAGATTACACAGTTATAAAGATGACATCATTATTAACAGACGGTTTTGCCACTGAATATAAGTACTAATTAAAATACTAATACTAAATGTAACTGTTGTtcatctgttaaaaaaaaacatttgtttcgcATTGTTTATTAACAAACCTGTTCACTGATGTTTACCACTGCAGCATACTGTAGACATGAGTAATGCATAGTTTGCAAAGATCATTGCAAACGGGTTTTAGAGTTTGCCTTTCCCCCAATGTGCCGCTATAAACAAAGCTTGCTTAGCCCCGACGTGTCCTCAAAAGAGGTAATCAAGCTAAACCGCTGATCCTAAGCTGCATGAGCTGTTTGACAAACACACACTTGCTCATGAACTGCAACACCCTGGAAGAAAAGCAAACATTTTGACCCAATTTCTGGTCTAGATTTGAGAATgttcatatacaaaacataatcTATTTTCTTACTTAGTTTCCTAAGTAAGAAAATAGATTAAATACTATTGTATTTAATAGTGAGGTCACTATTAAATACAAAGTGATATTTAATGGCCTGCAGCACAGTTTACAGAATTGCAGGAGTAAAGCACGATGCCAGTACGACCAAAGACTTTATCTACAGTACATGTCTATCGTATTGGACAAAGTGAGACAAATTTAAAGAGCTGTAGTGGGACATAAGCTGCTCTGAAGAGAGCTGTTCTCTATCTCATTATGGAGAATCAGGCCATCAGGGTTAAGAATCATGGGGGAACACACTTTCACATCCTTGCTTTGATTAATAATCAACACATGGCATGTCGGTAGTCCCTTCCTCTATGTGCATATTTGTTTTGGTGTGTACTCCAGTGTGTGCTAAAAAAACGAATTAGGAATACACAATCTGCTTCATTATCATAAATATGCAGGGGAGGGATGGAAGAAGAGAGAGGCTCAGGCATCATTAAACGTTTTTTTGACTAATCAATGTTACTATTTTAATATCCGTCACTTCCTTCTGTCATGACAAACCACTTTAAGTTAAGCCGGTTCTCAGCTTAACGGGCTATCTCCCACTTCTCCACCAGTGCTGACACCCCTCCCTTGCCACATATTGTCCTAATCTGACTACCAGCATGTGGGAGAGAAGCAGAGGCTTCCTGACAGAAAACATGGGTCTGTCAGCATCACTTTAACATTTCTAACAGTGGGTTGAGTTAGGAATGTAACATTTGGAATAAGTAGTAATACGAAATAGTCTCTGACCTTTGAGCCGCTTGTCTTCCAAAACAACTGCTTTAGATGTTTGCTCGGAATCATGCACCCACGATGGAACTGCCTCACATCTTGATATCTTATGGGGCTCCTGTACAATAATCACAAAAAGACAATGAGAAAATCATCTGACACTGGATTATAACTACTACTTGAGCAGGAACGCACAATGAGGGAATTAGTGGGGAACCAAAATCGGAAACTAGTTTACGCTCTAAGCCGCTACATAAAAGGAAATATTACTTCTTGCTAGACATGTTAATATTCATCTATGATTAGGCTGACTAATTCTGAAGATTAACATCAtcaaccacaaaacacttttttttaaggtTGCAGAGGACCCATTAATGCAGCATCTCCTCAACAAACTGACTACATTATCTGCCCATTTCAGTAATGATCACTGAAGAAGTGGTTGAATAAGTTTTTATCTAGTGTGGTTCAATTACAGAATAACTCCTATAATGATTTAAAGGGAAGGATCGAAATGGGAGAATACTGTCATAATGTTTACCAAAGAATCTGCCTTTTTCCCCTGGTCGTAGGAGGGTCCAATATGCTCCATTTCAGCCCCCTCGATCCACCACTCTGAGCTCAGCTGTTCCATCACCACCTCCCCTGAAGTGCACGCTCCTGGTTTATTGACGTCATCTGTGTCGTACTCCACATCAATCGCCATCCCTCCACTATGTGACCTTACAGGACGTACTAATTGGCTGAATGGGTAAGGTCTTGGTGTAGTAGGCTCATAACCTGCAGCCATCTGACTCCTTAGCATGGCCTCCCTCTTAAGGCGGTCCTCTAAACCTCTAAGTGGTATCCTGTGTTTGTTGGGGGTGGACTGGGGAGGACAGTGAACAGACACACGCCTGTTGGTCGGACCTTCACATAAACACACTACATTTTCACTAGGATAATTTACAGTGTTTTCTGCATCTGAATAGTGGACTCTGTACTGCAACTTGGGCTTGACTTGTAAGGGTCCTCGCCTCAAAGAATCTTTGGTTAGGGATCTGGGATCACTGTTAAAGTGGTGGTGCTGAGGGGGAAAGTTAGAGTTGGAGTATGGAGGGTGACGTTGTAAAACATTATGGAGTTGTTCTGCGTCTCCGGGGTGAAGGTGGCTGGGCCTCAACTGAACCTGTTTGCGATGAGGTAATGGTTCTTCCCGAACACCGTCTTCATCCTCTGTTACCTCAGGAATGCTGAACAGCTGCTTGTTGTGGTAAACCTGAGGGGGCAACTTGAGAATTCTTTCAAGAATATCTTCACCACTATCTGAAGGCTCGGATTTGCGTAACTACAACCATAGACCATAAAAAGCCAAGAATCGCCAAAAGGAAAGGCCGTATCATTGTTGAGCGAAAAAAAAGCAGGAATTAAAGGAAGAAGATGCCCAGCCATGCAAAAGGAAAGAAAAGATAAAACAAAAAGAATCACAATTAAGCATGTGACTTCAAAATGTTACTTCAATATTCATATTATACAAGGACACGTTACCTCACAAGAACAGTATTCATATTCAGATTATTTGAGTACTTATTCCCACATACCCTGTTCGCTATGATTGTGTATTCCCTGGTTGATGCTTCCCTAAAGTGATCAGAATTTaggtcctcttcttcctcttcgaGGATGTCAAACAGATCTGATCGAATGTTGTCAGTGAGATGCTCCACTAGCCCTCTGTTACAACCCTACAATTAAAGGAACATCAAATCCAGAGTATTTAACGGCAACTGTTGTCACAAATACATCACATTCATTGTAGTTGTCACCAGCATTCATATTATAAAAGTAAGTCAATGATTCAAAACTGACCTTCTGCATATTGTCGTACATTGTGTCATGGTCCTGCCTCAAGAAATCCTCAATGGAAACCAAGCGTTTGTTCTCGAGTTCCTCGTCAACCTCAGAGTCCAGTGATGAAGTACTGGGGGGTCGAAGGATTAGAGTGTCTTGTGGGTTCAGTAGGTCTGTAATCGGGGTTTTAGGCGGAGTGGGAATGCGCTCTGGGGTTCCGTGTATGGCACAGGGATCCTCAATGAATTCTGAAATGGACGGGAAAGGACGGATTGTTCCAGGGCTGTCGGTATTCCTGCGCTGCTCTAACGTGACCACTTGGGTCACAGTTGTCTCTGCAGGCACAGGTTTTATTACAGGAGATGGTTGGAGAGCTGAGGAGGTGGGGGGTGTCATATTCATCTggcgaaaagaaaaaaaagtcagtGTGCATTTTCCAAGCAGAAGTCAACTGTGCATCACGTAAACAATGAGTTATAATTACCACTGGTGTGACGGTGGAGGTAACGGGTAATGTGGCTTCACATGCAGCAATGGAAACAGCACTAAGAGGGCTGGTCAATGCCTTCGCAAATGACGCTGATGACAAAAAGGCCTCTGAGGGTGGTATATGAAGACAGTTGGCAACATCATCCACTGTGAGGCCAGTAATGGAGACTTTGGCAGCGGAGTTCTCAAAAGTAAGCTGCCTGGATAGATTTGTGGGTCTAACAGGGGTGCAGGCAAGGGTTGGTACTACCAGGGTGGCGGCAGCGGGGCCAGCCATGATAGCGGCAAGCTTGGAGGGCACATTAACTGGAAAAGAGTCAGAGGACTCCCCATGGGCAGACATGGTCCTGACAGTGAGATCCTGAGCTGTCTGCAGAGATTGGATTTGGGAAGGGCCCAGCAAAGCACTGCCGGCTGTTGGGGAGGACACCTCTAATACCTgcaaattaattacaaaaaatattcaaatgttTAACTATAGTAATTTAAGGAATAAAGCCACCGGTCAAACCTTTTTCTTATCTGCATATATGGTGTACCCAGTGACATGGACTCCATTGGAGGTTCCAGCATTATCAATAGTGACTGGCAGCCAACTGATAAGGGCTATCCCTGGGGAAGGACCGTGCTCCAACTGTACATCCAGTGGAGCATCAGGAGGACCTAAATGATTATACCACAGTCAATGGTAAATATAAGGTATAGTATAGACTCGTTTTAACATTAATACGAGTTCATGTGAGTTGCGGTATCTTGAAACTAGTACTTGGGATGAGGAAATATTCTACAATGAACACAGACGTCCAGCaagaaaatgacaaaacatttctaAAGGGACATTCAAAAATTGTTAGACCATATATACCTTTGTTCCCAGACTGTGCGCTTGAAACTTAAGCAAATTTCGGTAATCATTAAGTGAACTTAGTTAAAAAAAGAACAGTGCTCACATAATCTAAATAAAGAAAAAGTAACACATTTGATCACAATATCAATGCTACACACTTTAATGATGGTGTTATGAGATGTATAATATATTGATTTAAAATGATCAAGTCTATACTGAGATTACTGCAGTGCCCTAGAGAGCATGAAAGACTATTCTGTGCTTGATTAAAATATGTATAACATTTTGGCAAAGACAGAATGTCAACTCCTGACCTGCCATTAACGTGCTGAAATTGATGGTAGCACTTCTGTGTTCACGTCGCTCCACAGGTAACTCCCATGCTGTGCGATGTGgccgtgcctccactttgactgtgtaCTGCTGGCTGGGTAAGAGTTTATTGAGGCACAGCGAATAGCATCCAGCCTTCACCAGCTCACACTCTTGCTCATTCAAGGACACAATGTGCACATAGTTACTGTTGCAGGGCAGCCAGGACAGGCTGGCAGAGGTGGCAGTGATGCTGTCCACACGCAGCTGTGTAGGTGCCACACATACGTCACGGCCAATCAGCATGCTGCAGCGCAGCTGGTCTGAGAGGCCCTTCTCTGTCAGACTTTGCACAGATACACGGTAGGCCTTGAGGTTGATGTCAAGTCTCTCTAACACAGCTTTGGTTTGGGCACCGAAGGGCACATTAAGCCGTAGCTCCTGGTCCACATACACATTATAGCTCCACACGTTGCCCCACCCAGCCGGCACCAGTGGAGGGTCCCAGCTGATGATGATGCTCTTGGCAAGCTGCTTGATGAGTTTGAGCTTACGAGGGTAAGGCACAGTGTCCACTTCCATCTCCTCCAAATCCAAGTCCAGGCCATTGGTGAGGGGGGCTGAGACACCCAAGGCTGAATTGGAAGAGGCTGAGGCGGGGCCAGAGGCAGAAAAGGCCTCCGTCCTCTCTGAGGCGTGTACACCTGTGTGGAGGTGATGCTGGTTGCTGGCACTGTGCAAACTGCTGTTTAGCAAGGTGTTGTGGGACATGTCACTCGTCTCCTCAGGGTGAGAGCCCATTACATCGTCATCCGAAAGGCGTTCCACAAAATTAGAGGGGACCAACCCTCTCCTTCCATCCATTAACTCACCTAAAAAGGATCACCATGTGACACAAATATAACAAATTTTACATTAAACTAAATATCATCAGCACATACCTTCATAGAAGCCGTCATCATCCATGCCTCCATACACATAGATGTATTCTCCAGCAGTGAGTGGTAGTTCCATTTCGGGGTTATCATTAGGGCCATCATAAGGATTATAGCTGTTTAAAATTAATTTACAGGTTGACTAAAAGCCTTTTTTGAGACCAAACTCCGCATTATAGTTTGTTGACGCTCAAttctaaatacattttacaaACCTGTATCGTGCAATAAAAACCTGGAGCTTGGCTGTTTCTCTGCTGGCTGTGTAAGGTGCGAGGGCAATGTCAATGTCCAGTTCCTCCACTTCACTAGCGGTGTCAACCTGACAACACAACAAGCAACGGGTGAAGCTTACGAATTCCCATATTTTTGATTCGTTTGACCTCAAATTGACGTGTTCAAACTCAAACAACAAGACAAAGTCATGAAATGATATAAAATGCAAATTTACTTTGCTAATCAAATACTATAATCTGTATTCTTTTTGTCATAAATGTGTGTAGTTGTGTGAGTGGGTGGATAACACTTTGCAGTACATCAGTGGTCACAAGGGATGTGTATATCGTTAAGATTTAATCGGTACAATACCCTTATTGATACTCCTTATCGATACTGGTATTTATCAGTACTCTTATCGATACCGCAGGGTTTCCCGTAGCGCTTTGTTGTTGAGGCGGCCGCCtttacaacaaagagccaccTTCTTaaataaagtcttaaaaaaaaaaaaaggtcttaacaagctgctctgcttagttCTGTGTTTGCCTTTGTCAGTATGTCTAtggagcacccagcattgtcccacccacacaaacatCTGATTGTATACAAGCAgaacggtaacagccaatcagcagtgcgtattcagagcgatgtaacagccaatcagcagtgcgtattcagagcacatgtaacGTGGTAGTGAGCAGAAAGCTGTGTTTTGCAGGTAAGacaataaacacttccaagtcaactactagtaacatcactaggagcccGTTGACGTTTTAGAAACAAGCGGGAGCTCatctcgctcgcagtccttgaggtgaaggctaattagcttttagcataacgttagctcactttgcagtgtgtgtgcatgtgtgtgtgtttgttacggacagcaaagccctgtcagtctgagagaaagacaagcattattgacttacagttaaaaactaagttatttcacttgacctttttctgtgttgattgagctgtgttgaagcagcaaaaaaggacattatgttaaatgaggAGTTTCTGTCtatgatagttgatataataatgtaactgcattataaagcctacatgaattcCATGGTGTTTAggaatgaatagtctctcctactgctattgtactattctttcagctatagttacattaatcattagtaatgtagcagcctagttttgaatggcagggtccctgctatcacatgttgataaaaatataacatttacatcataaaaatcaactacaggcttcccaaatgatgTAATAaacaagcatgatgagttgaatatatgtcagcatgtggccccacttttaactcttatttttcaaacgcttattgcaaatgcttacttacagtaagttgTTAATTTGaccttgtaagtcattattttgacttagtaaatgaATAAGTCATAATATTGACATacttagtagggctgcgaatctttgggtgtcccacgattcgattcaatatcgattcttcgggtcacgattcgataatatatcgattttttagattcaacgtgattctcgatccaaaaacgatatttttccgattcaaaacgattctgtattcattcaatacataggatttcagcaggatctaccacagtctgctgacatgctagcagagtagtagatttttttcaaaaagcttttataattgaaaaggacaatgttttatcagctgatttcaataatgtacatttgtttcaactgttaaacgaaccaaaaatatgacttattttatatttgtgaaaacattggacacagtgtgttgtcaagcttatgagatgcgatgcaagtgtaagccactgtgacactattgaacttttttttattttttacaaatgtctaatgataatgtcaatgagggatttttaatcactgctatgctgaaattataactaatattgatactgttgttgataatattcatttttgtttcactacttttggtttgttctgtgacgtgtttgtgtctcctcgattgctctgtttattgcagttctgagtgttgctgggtcaggtttggttttggtatttggttgcattgttatggtattgctgtgtagtggtttgttggattgatttaaaaacatttttttttttttaaatgagaattgattctgaatcgcacaacatattcaaatcgattttttcccacacccctaatacttAGTATcgcaggtaactaggactgttttgtttttactttacggaaaaaatatcgagatatatatcgtatatcgccgttcagcaaatggagcggaaaacacaaacaaaagttGAAGGAtttttcatgcgacgaagccggcctacttgtcccccaggctgtggtggcagcaacgaggtggagacgtgatggcgacaggtcgagttacaccgatccttacaaaACTCCCTTCCCCGGTCCCTCCCCCTGGATAGTCACCACCCCaattaacacattttctgggggaaacactgtgccatatttaatttgtgtaaataaagatgataaaaaatgcattttaattggcATTTATATTATCACAAATTAAACTATgacatgatgtactgtaacaTCGCAGCGCAGGGAAGTCTTtccacaactgtttttttttaagtcttaaaTACAGTAcatcaactatgtgtgcagtgtaAGGTAatatgcagttatgtcatcttcttgtaAAGACTACACAGACTTAATTACAATTATACTCAGCTGGAAATAATATTTATACATGGCATGCATGTGCAGGACACATTCCTTTTACATGATATATCATACCAAATGTATCACATAAATCAATACAATCATTTAGCATGTTATGTGGGTGTGCAGTTTGGAACAATAGGAATTGTTATTTGCGATTATGTTGCACACAGATGTATTTGCGCGA
The window above is part of the Nerophis ophidion isolate RoL-2023_Sa linkage group LG04, RoL_Noph_v1.0, whole genome shotgun sequence genome. Proteins encoded here:
- the LOC133551493 gene encoding peripheral-type benzodiazepine receptor-associated protein 1 isoform X5, with protein sequence MVARADITLSTTLRKRHHSLYANLNRLETEKQHKNGADHRFLVQQNFELLRALGELEKTCSILREENSLLRKSSAPETEEKVKRLRKKNTELAVLAKRLEERARKLQEANLKMGSPVPLNGRELEKLLRQSQMEVLRLQRQLSITSSIQRTIHNPDPGGAENCEEPTEEECAEKKESELTKKRKECESLEHEVKKRKRKCLDLESRLEDEQAKNAQLKEEADLLRRKTQLLKKNRVENDELREELSKVTAQHNYVLEENQRLRAKLENLEQVLKRMRDVAERRQQLELEHEQALAILKFKQDEIKRLQLAQLFARREHEGVVQMLESTLDCMQSKVRDLEEKCRSQSAQFGLLSQELENFRLQASKADLAGSGLLMNSSFSVLTNGVGLSCEQDVAATLRMGTTPHTGGLPRVERSPVTKHRELPTISVSKSASSSSKSETTNVTSKSNTHLTPHKSSPAHEVDTASEVEELDIDIALAPYTASRETAKLQVFIARYSYNPYDGPNDNPEMELPLTAGEYIYVYGGMDDDGFYEGELMDGRRGLVPSNFVERLSDDDVMGSHPEETSDMSHNTLLNSSLHSASNQHHLHTGVHASERTEAFSASGPASASSNSALGVSAPLTNGLDLDLEEMEVDTVPYPRKLKLIKQLAKSIIISWDPPLVPAGWGNVWSYNVYVDQELRLNVPFGAQTKAVLERLDINLKAYRVSVQSLTEKGLSDQLRCSMLIGRDVCVAPTQLRVDSITATSASLSWLPCNSNYVHIVSLNEQECELVKAGCYSLCLNKLLPSQQYTVKVEARPHRTAWELPVERREHRSATINFSTLMAVSSAQSGNKGPPDAPLDVQLEHGPSPGIALISWLPVTIDNAGTSNGVHVTGYTIYADKKKVLEVSSPTAGSALLGPSQIQSLQTAQDLTVRTMSAHGESSDSFPVNVPSKLAAIMAGPAAATLVVPTLACTPVRPTNLSRQLTFENSAAKVSITGLTVDDVANCLHIPPSEAFLSSASFAKALTSPLSAVSIAACEATLPVTSTVTPVMNMTPPTSSALQPSPVIKPVPAETTVTQVVTLEQRRNTDSPGTIRPFPSISEFIEDPCAIHGTPERIPTPPKTPITDLLNPQDTLILRPPSTSSLDSEVDEELENKRLVSIEDFLRQDHDTMYDNMQKGCNRGLVEHLTDNIRSDLFDILEEEEEDLNSDHFREASTREYTIIANRLRKSEPSDSGEDILERILKLPPQVYHNKQLFSIPEVTEDEDGVREEPLPHRKQVQLRPSHLHPGDAEQLHNVLQRHPPYSNSNFPPQHHHFNSDPRSLTKDSLRRGPLQVKPKLQYRVHYSDAENTVNYPSENVVCLCEGPTNRRVSVHCPPQSTPNKHRIPLRGLEDRLKREAMLRSQMAAGYEPTTPRPYPFSQLVRPVRSHSGGMAIDVEYDTDDVNKPGACTSGEVVMEQLSSEWWIEGAEMEHIGPSYDQGKKADSLEPHKISRCEAVPSWVHDSEQTSKAVVLEDKRLKGCFESPKTKGDTRIFVALFPYDPATMSPNPDASEEELLFREGQIITVYGDKDSDGFYQGESGGRLGYVPCNMVSEIQVEDEETRQQLLQQGFLSTEASMEKIDPSQVAATCAKGKPVQGSRKMVAIFDYDPRESSPNTDIEVELTFSAGDVINVIGDMDEDGFFYGDLHGQRGLVPSNFLQAFPEKAPAEDFSAQPAQEHKKESQGTSSTEPQEPDLYSIQDTFNLQPEPAFPNRLAHVDPLPHLQLPGRTTSNLVPVHASPPTPQLQTDSSTPAKKKKRGIFSKGKKLFKRFGFSKKE